In Ostrea edulis chromosome 6, xbOstEdul1.1, whole genome shotgun sequence, a single window of DNA contains:
- the LOC125682924 gene encoding uncharacterized protein LOC125682924: MEQSTDNKPVIQNDIVLPSLPPKRSSILIQPQGLSGFTRNPDDDQSESSFSSDSSETYKNELIYPILNSKDPKPQTIAVWCFRKPNSIAIFPPGETNLMSRIVKYSQNHLGYERHQHKLRMLTPGQLSPLDIKSVYSVRPGSVVMIFPRTKDHVTIEIAQLNASFCLPVDPSMTVYSLKKHVRKMRGIPIERQELLFMDQALENDHRLLEYRVKSRSILHVMIQPHFDLLINVDTFWGISYRFYVDPCSTGADVVHYVFRRTFSSTAFKEYNSLHEFYMPIHVLILSHKSRFVLWDHCLAGMAIKSGNRLLLTTVSHQNHMKLQAISVVTDNGQKHEVKASIFDRWSVIAFMMHGLTNIPVDFIRLYKDNVPLNFMRMIGEVPKGSSVVLNVVMTHVDGDLMFGVPLRVNLGNGIIENLKIAANKSIRSVKKKLEQWGVPNALHYQLLIENKKLPNSSIIQNVVYDLKTPLSLRLEDFAVFVHTPDGVIYKTYTSVMQTIGQFKHKIQMKSGLDMRQSRLIIAGEELHEHDSAILYDAGVSIKTSIFVKTRSEFELFHILGSSFVTKVKLPMKPLASDIEKALKNRKDITDGSVNCLLTFMYWFFVHRMVQKNRITLRKRIKKRLPKAKEMLFNFNNGRNLPDIHQRGVMRAHSLSPNYFPPLSSAKAYPKLHHHITVQANPSFEPSQFLDVADEVVMDGGFQATHHHQVAHGGYHQHSLHSGVVPLPDIHHIPNNIEPPHMARVQNYLQGPNRFHHNRKQFIYIGSDEDAEKETPTKPT, translated from the exons ATGGAACAATCTACAGACAATAAGCCTGTCATACAGAATGATATCGTTTTGCCATCTCTACCACCAAAG CGGTCATCCATATTGATACAACCTCAGGGACTGAGTGGTTTCACTAGGAATCCTGACGATGACCAGAGCGAATCCTCCTTCTCTAGTGATTCATCAGAAACTTACAAGAATGAACTAATTTACCCGATCCTGAACTCGAAAGATCCTAAACCGCAGACTATAGCAGTCTGGTGTTTTCGAAAGCCCAACAGTATCGCCATCTTCCCTCCAGGGGAAACCAATCTCATGTCTCGAattgtgaaatattctcaaaatcATCTTGGTTATGAAAGACACCAACACAAACTGAGGATGCTAACACCCGGGCAGTTGTCTCCCCTGGACATAAAAAGTGTATATAGTGTTCGACCTGGGTCAGTGGTCATGATATTTCCTCGTACAAAGGATCACGTTACCATCGAAATTGCTCAACTAAATGCGAGTTTCTGCCTCCCCGTCGACCCTTCCATGACTGTGTATAGTCTCAAAAAGCATGTCAGGAAAATGCGGGGGATTCCCATTGAGAGACAGGAACTGCTGTTCATGGATCAAGCCTTAGAGAATGATCATCGCTTGCTCGAGTACAGAGTCAAGAGTAGGTCTATCTTACATGTAATGATCCAGCCTCATTTTGACTTGTTGATAAATGTCGATACATTCTGGGGTATATCATACAGATTTTACGTAGATCCTTGCAGTACCGGTGCTGATGTGGTTCATTATGTGTTCAGGCGTACATTTAGTTCCACTGCTTTCAAGGAATACAATAGTCTTCATGAATTCTATATgccaatacatgttttaattctGAGTCACAAATCTAGATTTGTTCTGTGGGATCACTGCCTAGCTGGGATGGCAATCAAATCTGGAAATAGACTTCTACTAACCACTGTTAGCCATCAAAACCACATGAAACTGCAGGCCATTTCAGTAGTCACGGATAATGGGCAAAAACATGAAGTCAAAGCTTCGATATTTGACAGATGGTCAGTGATAGCATTTATGATGCATGGTTTAACGAACATTCCAGTGGATTTCATCCGACTTTACAAAGACAATGTACCACTGAATTTCATGAGAATGATTGGTGAAGTCCCCAAGGGAAGCTCAGTTGTCCTGAATGTTGTTATGACACATGTAGATGGTGACCTCATGTTTGGGGTACCCCTGAGGGTCAACTTAGGGAATggaataattgaaaatttgaaaattgctGCAAACAAGTCTATTCGAAGTGTAAAGAAGAAATTAGAGCAATGGGGAGTTCCAAATGCATTGCATTATCAACTTCtgattgaaaacaaaaaactccCTAATAGCAGCATAATTCAGAATGTGGTGTACGATTTAAAGACACCACTCTCATTAAGACTTGAAGATTTTGCTGTGTTTGTTCATACCCCTGATGGAGTCATTTACAAAACTTACACATCAGTGATGCAGACTATTGGACAATTCAAGcataaaattcaaatgaaatcgGGATTAGATATGCGTCAAAGTCGTCTAATAATAGCTGGAGAGGAACTTCATGAACATGACTCTGCTATCCTATATGATGCAGGTGTCAGCATTAAAACTTCTATATTTGTCAAAACAAGGAGTGAATTTGAGCTTTTTCACATTCTTGGAAGTTCATTTGTCACCAAGGTCAAACTTCCGATGAAACCTCTAGCTTCAGACATCGAGAAAGCTCTAAAAAATCGGAAGGACATCACAGATGGCAGCGTGAATTGCCTGCTAACCTTTATGTACTGGTTTTTTGTTCACAGAATGGTTCAAAAGAACAGAATCACTTTACGAAAGCGTATCAAGAAACGCTTACCAAAAGCAAAAGAAATGCTGTTCAATTTTAATAATGGGCGTAACCTTCCGGACATTCATCAACGTGGTGTTATGAGAGCACATTCCCTGTCTCCAAATTACTTTCCTCCTTTAAGCAGCGCAAAAGCATACCCCAAACTTCATCATCATATCACAGTACAAGCAAACCCGTCCTTTGAGCCCAGTCAGTTTTTGGATGTAGCAGATGAAGTTGTGATGGATGGTGGCTTTCAAGCAACACATCACCACCAGGTGGCGCATGGAGGCTACCACCAACACAGTCTGCACTCTGGTGTGGTTCCACTTCCCGACATTCACCACATTCCCAATAACATAGAACCACCTCACATGGCTAGAGTCCAGAACTATTTACAGGGTCCGAATCGATTCCACCACAACAGGAAACAGTTTATTTACATTGGATCAGATGAAGATGCTGAAAAGGAGACCCCTACCAAACCTACCTAG